The DNA segment AGGAGCTCCACGATCCTCTTCGTATTGCCGACGAGGAGATGGATCCGAATCTTCGGATGGGTCTTCCGGAAGTCTGCGATCACCGCAGGAAGGAGATGGTTCCCAATCGTCGTGCTCGCACCGATGCTGATGCTCCCCTTGACGAGACCCGTGATCTCACCGATATGCTTTGCGGCGGAGGCATAGAGAGAGAGTATCTCTTTTGCGTATTTGTAGAGGATCTCTCCGGCGGGCGTGAGAACGACGGTATTTGAAGACCTGTCAAAAAGCTTTGTTTCATAGAGTTCCTCGAGGGCCTGTATCTGAAGACTGACCGCGGGCTGCGTGAGATGGATGATTTCCGAGGCCTTTGAAAAGCTCTTCGTCTCCGCGACGGTACAGAATACCTTTAGTTTGTGGTCTTCCATCATTAATTATTTTAATGGAATTATATGATAGTATTATTAGAAATGTCAAGGAATGTCGGGGGAGGATATCTGCTGACCTAAAGGGTTATTCTCACCGTATGCCGACTGGGGAAGAATTCTCATGCTCCCGAAGGTCTTCTTCTCCCTTCCAGTAGAGTATCCTTCCACACTGGGGACAATGCATGATCTTCTCATTTTTCTTCAGCTCGACAAAGAGCTGGGGCGGGATATTCATGTTGCACCCGAGACAGATTTCGTCCTTCGCGCCGGCGACGGCCAGTCCGCCCTGCGATCCGAGTATCGAAAAATAGAGTTCGTAGACGTCTTTATCGATACGTCCGACGGTCTCTTCCCTCAGCAGCTTCTGCGCTTCCAGCTCTTTTTCCGCAGCGGCGACTTCTTCGTCGAGCTTCTTCCGGAATGCCTCCACTTTCGCCCTCTCCGCCGCAACACCCGCCTCTTCCGTCTTCAGTGCCTTGCATGCGACATCGATGGATTCCATCAAGACGAGGATCTGGTCCTCCGCGGCGGAGAGTTCTTCCTCTGCCGAAGCGATCTCTTTCAGGTGTGCCTGGTATTCCTTGTTGTTTTTAATTTCGGAGACGCGGGCCTTTAATTTCCGTATCTTTTCCTGTACGTCATCGAGCAACCGTTCCCGCTCTTTCTTCTTCTTCT comes from the Thermodesulfovibrionales bacterium genome and includes:
- a CDS encoding C4-type zinc ribbon domain-containing protein; this translates as MKEQLRLLVTLQEIDLSIARDRETIRAIPRKISTVEKPLKDAQALFDKEKEKCGAMEKKKKERERLLDDVQEKIRKLKARVSEIKNNKEYQAHLKEIASAEEELSAAEDQILVLMESIDVACKALKTEEAGVAAERAKVEAFRKKLDEEVAAAEKELEAQKLLREETVGRIDKDVYELYFSILGSQGGLAVAGAKDEICLGCNMNIPPQLFVELKKNEKIMHCPQCGRILYWKGEEDLREHENSSPVGIR